The following proteins are encoded in a genomic region of Xanthocytophaga agilis:
- the pruA gene encoding L-glutamate gamma-semialdehyde dehydrogenase: MTSGFFHIPVPKNEPILSYVSGSPEKTTLKRALTDARSQQIEIPMYIGGEKVYTDQRIPLSPPHDHQHILGYFHEGDAGHVEQAIQAALNAKPQWEQMSWEHRAAIFLKAADLIAGPYRARMNAATMLGQSKNVFQAEIDSACEIIDFLRFNVAYMGEIYQQQPISSQGVWNRVEYRPLEGFVFALTPFNFTAIAGNLPASAALMGNTVVWKPAYTQVYSAQVLMEVFQEAGVPDGVINLIYVDGPVAGDIIFKHPDFAGIHFTGSTKVFQNIWKTIGENIHLYKSYPRIVGETGGKDFVIAHASANPKAVAVGLLRGAFEYQGQKCSAASRAYIPHTLWEEVKNYMIEDLKTFRMGGVEDFRNFINAVIDERAFDKIASYIDRAKEDPAVTVVAGGGYDKSKGYFVEPTVLETKNPQSLTMCEEIFGPVLTVYVYNADNFEQTLELVDQTSPYALTGAVFAQDRYAIELASAKLKHSAGNFYINDKPTGAVVGQQPFGGGRASGTNDKAGSLLNLLRWVSTRTIKETFVSPTDYRYPFLAEE, translated from the coding sequence ATGACAAGCGGATTTTTCCACATTCCTGTTCCTAAAAACGAACCTATTTTGTCCTATGTATCGGGTTCACCAGAAAAAACAACTCTGAAAAGAGCTCTCACAGATGCTCGTTCCCAACAGATAGAAATTCCTATGTATATTGGTGGAGAGAAGGTTTATACAGATCAACGAATTCCTCTTTCACCACCACATGATCATCAGCATATTCTTGGGTACTTCCATGAAGGAGACGCCGGACATGTGGAACAGGCTATTCAGGCTGCATTAAATGCAAAGCCACAATGGGAACAGATGAGTTGGGAGCATCGGGCTGCTATATTCCTAAAAGCTGCAGATCTGATTGCAGGCCCTTATCGTGCCAGAATGAATGCCGCTACCATGCTCGGTCAGTCAAAAAATGTATTCCAGGCGGAAATTGACTCAGCGTGTGAAATTATTGACTTTCTTCGGTTTAATGTGGCATATATGGGGGAAATTTATCAACAACAACCTATTTCATCTCAAGGGGTATGGAATCGTGTTGAGTATAGACCATTGGAAGGATTTGTATTTGCTCTGACACCATTCAACTTTACAGCCATTGCTGGTAATCTTCCTGCTTCGGCGGCGTTGATGGGTAATACAGTTGTGTGGAAACCTGCCTACACTCAGGTTTATTCGGCGCAAGTGCTGATGGAGGTCTTTCAGGAAGCTGGCGTACCTGATGGTGTTATCAACTTGATTTATGTGGATGGCCCTGTTGCCGGTGATATCATTTTCAAACATCCTGATTTTGCCGGAATTCATTTTACAGGTAGTACCAAAGTATTTCAGAATATCTGGAAAACTATTGGAGAAAATATTCATCTATATAAGTCTTATCCTCGTATTGTTGGAGAGACAGGAGGAAAAGATTTTGTGATTGCCCATGCTTCAGCTAATCCTAAAGCGGTTGCGGTTGGATTATTAAGGGGCGCATTTGAATACCAAGGACAAAAATGCTCGGCTGCTTCCCGTGCCTATATTCCACATACATTATGGGAGGAAGTGAAAAATTATATGATCGAAGATTTGAAAACATTCCGCATGGGTGGTGTAGAAGATTTTCGCAACTTTATCAATGCTGTAATTGATGAACGGGCTTTTGATAAGATTGCATCCTATATTGACAGAGCAAAAGAAGATCCTGCTGTGACAGTTGTAGCAGGAGGTGGATATGATAAATCAAAAGGATACTTTGTTGAACCTACTGTACTGGAAACAAAGAATCCTCAATCACTGACCATGTGCGAAGAGATTTTCGGCCCTGTACTAACAGTATATGTGTACAATGCCGATAATTTTGAACAAACACTGGAACTGGTCGACCAGACATCTCCGTATGCGTTGACTGGTGCTGTATTTGCGCAGGATAGATATGCTATTGAGCTGGCAAGTGCAAAATTGAAGCATTCAGCTGGTAACTTCTATATTAATGATAAGCCAACAGGTGCGGTTGTG